A segment of the Flavobacteriales bacterium genome:
TGAAGGCCATGGGCGCCGAATACCAGGCCAAGGTGGCCGATGCGCAGGCACGCTCGGAGGCCATGACGCAGACCGAGAAGGAGATGATCGTGCGCGAGATCAACGAATTGGAGCAGCGCATCCAGGCCGCTCAGGAGAAGGCGCAAGAGGACCTCGCCAAGCAGGAGGAGGAACTGCTCAAGCCCATGATCGAGAAGACCAATCAGGCCATCAAGGATGTGGCCGATGAGAAGGGCTTCACCTACATCTTCGATACCAGCACCGGCATGGTGATCTACTTCGAGAAGGGCGAGGACATCATGCCCTTGGTGAAGGCCAAG
Coding sequences within it:
- a CDS encoding OmpH family outer membrane protein → MNIKQLGLSLALLLCGAQAAIAQSAKLGHIDRQRLLLTLPERKGAEEKMQAFAKTLDERLKAMGAEYQAKVADAQARSEAMTQTEKEMIVREINELEQRIQAAQEKAQEDLAKQEEELLKPMIEKTNQAIKDVADEKGFTYIFDTSTGMVIYFEKGEDIMPLVKAKLGITTP